TGTTGATTGGGCAGTAGAAGCGGCAGAACGTGGGGCAGGCGAGATTTTGTTGACCAGCATGGATAGTGACGGGGAAAAGAATGGATTTGACTTATCATTAACGAAAGCGGTCAGTGAGGCAGTTACCATTCCTGTCATTGCATCTGGTGGGGCAGGAAATGCCGAACACTTTGAAGAAGCTTATGTTAGTGGGAAAGCGGATGCGGCCCTAGCTGCGTCGATTTTCCACTACAAAGAAACGTCGGTGCATGAAGTAAAGAGCTATTTGCGGGAAAAAGGAGTTGTCGTCCGATGAATATAGAAGAGATCCGGTTTGATGAAAAAGGACTTGTCCCTGCAATCATCCAAGATGCCGAAACGATGGAAGTTCTAACGTTAGCTTATATGAATAAGGAGTCGCTAGGGAAAACACTTGAGACGGGAGAAACCTGGTTTTTCAGCCGCTCTCGCCAGGAACTATGGCACAAGGGAGCGACAAGCGGCAATACGCAATCCGTTGTTAGCATGAAATATGACTGTGACAAGGATGCTCTGCTTGTGTTGGTGAATCCAAAGGGACCGGCGTGTCATACAGGTGCCGTTAGCTGCTTTACAGACGAGGTGGCGGATCGGAAGACAGGATTAGCCGATTACGCCATTCTTCAGAGGTTGGAAAAAGTCATCGTGCAACGGGAGCAGGAGCGTCCGGAAGGTGCCTATACTACGTACCTTTTTGAAAAAGGCGTCGATAAGATCTTGAAAAAGGTCGGAGAAGAAGCGTCAGAGGTAATTATTGCGGCAAAAAACCGTGACCGGGAAGAACTGAAATGGGAAGCAGCAGATTTGCTCTATCACCTGCAGGTTTTATTGGTTGAACAAGGTCTGCCATTTAAAGAAGTGTTACGAACATTAGAAGAAAGACATAAGGACCGGTCCTAAAGGGACTGGTTTTTTTATGTGGAGAGGAATTTGTAGATAAAGTACAAATTTGTGTAGAAAAATCCTGATTTTATGTAGAAATCTACCAAAAGTGTGTAGATAAACTTAAGAAGTGTGTAGATAAATTTAAAAAACGTGTAGATATCCTTCAAAAATGTGTAGAAAAAAACTTTTCCAACAGCGACTAAATCACATTCCCTTCTCGAACATGCCGTAAATGTGTTATACTACGTAAGTTATATTGATGAATGTGGAGGACTTCATGGTAAAAGACGTGAAAGCAAGAATGCAAAAGGGAAAAATACTTTCATTTGTTCCTACGGGGGAATATTATTTCACGAAGGGTTTAAAGGCATACCATCGACGTGATTTTATAAAAGCAAAAAAATATCTTGGGCGAGCGATTCAGCTTGAGCCGGGCGAACCGATGATTACATGCCAGTTGGCAATTGTGTCAACAGAACTTGGCGAGTTTGAAAATTCCAACCGACTCTTGCATCTCATCCTTGAAGAACTCGATCCGGACATGGTGGAGTGCCACTACTTTTTAGCGAATAATTATGCCCACTTGGGATTTTTTAAAGATGCGTATCACCACGCACAGCTTTACCTGCAACTCGATCCAGAAGGTGATTTTTCAGAGGACACAGAGGATCTCTTAGAACTTCTAACCTTAGAGTCAGAGGATCTAGAGGACGATTGGTATGAGCAGGATGATTTGATTGTCAAACAAGAACAGGCTCGTGATTTGTTAGAATCCGGATACTTTCCGAAAGCGATTGAGCTGCTTAAGGATGTCGTGAAGGAATATCCGGAATATTGGTCTGCTTATAATAATTTGGCACTTGCTTATTTTTACTTAGGAAAAACAGAAAAGGCAGAAAGCATATTAGACGATGTGCTTGAGCGGAATCCTGGAAATTTACATGCACTTTGCAACCGGCTTGTCTTTGCTCATTATCAAGGTCAACTGAAAAATGCCGGCCAATTGCTTGATTCCTTAAAGAAGATTCAGCCGATGCTTAGCGAACACCAGTTTAAGCTTGGGGCTACGTTCGCCCTCGTGGGTGAATATGAACATGCCTATATGTGGTTAAAGAAGCTTTATAAGCATGGCTATGATGGGGACGGTCCCTTTTATTATTGGCTTTCTTACTCGGCATATTATAATGGTCATGATCATTTTGCCAAAAGCATATGGAAAAAGGTGCTGGAACTAAATCCTGATAAAGAAGGCTCAGAGCCTTGGGGAGAAAAAGTAGCAGCAAATGGCTTCGAGGATTTGTCAGGTTCGATTTTTCAAAAGCTAGAAAGCGATTATGTCGAGGAGAGATTATTCGCTCTCTTTCTTACAACTGTATCAAGTAAAAAAGAAGAAATTATTTCTTCCAAGCGGCTTTTTCAAAATCAAAAGTTTACGACATTGGAGAAGGAATACATCTCGTTAATCCGCTCCGGAAAACCATCGGCAACAGCTGACGCTCAGGAAGTTGCAGAGATTTTTTATGAAAATCATCAACCGATTGGGACGATGGAGTCAGGATTATATCTCATGTGGTTCTCTGTATTTGTGGAATTATCTAAGGCTAATGTCAGCTTGAAAAATAAACGTGCCTGGGCTGGGGCGGTAGAATATCTGTGGTATAAATTGCGCAGCGAAAAAATTTCCCAGCAGGAAGTGGCGAACCGCTACGGCTTATCAAGCGCCACAATTGGTAAATATGTTAAAATGGTGAATGATTTTTTAAATTAAGCAGATAAATGGACTATAAACCCATTGTTTATTACGATTAAGTAGGGAAATATATACTTAATCGTTTTTTTTATTTAAGGAGGAAACCAACTAATGTCTGAGGAAAAAATTTATGACGTTATTATTGCGGGGGCTGGTCCTGCTGGGATGACCGCCGCTGTTTATACATCACGTGCCAATCTTTCCACACTTATGATTGAACGTGGGATGCCGGGCGGACAAATGGCCAATACCGAGGATGTTGAAAACTATCCAGGGTTTGAGAGTATTTTAGGCCCAGATTTATCAACAAAAATGTTCGAGCATGCGAAAAAATTCGGTGCTGAATATGCTTATGGTGATATTAAAGAAATCGTTGACCACGGCGATTACAAACTCGTAACAGCGGGTGCAAAGCAATACAAGGCGCACTCTGTTATTATTTCAACAGGTGCTGAATATAAGAAGCTTGGTGTTCCTGGTGAAAAAGAACTTGGCGGACGCGGCGTATCTTATTGTGCCGTTTGTGATGGTGCCTTTTTCAAAGGAAAAGAATTGTTCGTTATTGGTGGAGGAGACTCTGCGGTTGAGGAAGGCGTCTATTTAACTCGTTTCGCTTCTAAAGTAACGATTGTTCACCGCCGCGATCAGCTTCGTGCGCAAAAGATTCTTCAAGACCGTGCGTTTGCAAATGAAAAGGTCGATTTTATCTGGAATCACACGGTTAAAACAATCAATGGTAAAGACGGCAAGGTTGGCAGCGTGACGCTTGTTTCAACTGAAACTGGGGAAGAACAAGAATTGCCAGCAGATGGTGTGTTTATCTATGTCGGGATGGTTCCACTTTCAAAACCATTTGAGAGCCTAGGCATTACAAATCAAAATGGCTATATCGAAACAAATGACCGCATGGAAACAAAAGTGCCAGGTGTATTTGCTGCCGGGGATATCCGTGAAAAAACGCTTCGCCAAATTGTTACGGCAACAGGTGATGGTAGTATTGCGGCGCAGAGTGCACAGCATTTTGTTGAGGAATTGAAGGAAGAGATGAAGGCAAGAAAATAGTATAAGTAAAATTATACGTTAACATAACGTTCACAGAAACGTAATCCTGTTTTAACTCTTCTGTAACAGAAGTGAAATAAAGATGGGGTATGATAAATAGTAATTGACCCCCTTTAAAAATATATACCTTCCTGCACAAGCCCAGCAGCTTGTGCAATTTTTTTGTGCTCTAAATAATGCCTGCCTTAAATAGTTGTTTCCCACGTTGTATATCAGAAATAATTAACAGAAATATCAAATTTGTATTCATTGTGGCGGTATCCTAAAAATAGTATAATGAAAAGAATAAATAAATTGTTATATTAGGATATTTAGCATACTTGCACAGGCATGACCTAGGAGCTTGTGCTTAGAATAAAGAGGTGGAAACATGCAGCGGGTCACCAATTGTGTATTAATAAAAGATGATAAAATTTTGTTGCTGCAAAAACCGAGCCGCGGCTGGTGGGTAGCACCTGGTGGAAAAATGGAGCCTGGTGAGTCGGTTCGTGATTCATGTATCAGGGAATACCGAGAAGAGACGGGAATCTATTTGAAAAATCCACAGCTTAAAGGCATCTTCACAATGATTATGAAGGAAGGAGATCAGCTTCTTTCAGAATGGATGATGTTTACTTTTTGTGCAACAGAATCGGATGGAGTGGACCTAGAGGAATCACCTGAAGGAAAGTTAGCCTGGCAATCATTTGACCAGGTAAAGAATCTTCCTATGGCTGAAGGGGACTATCATATCATAGATTATATGGTACATGGAAAAGGAATTATCTACGGTACGTTTACTTATACAAAAGATTTCCAATTAATTGGCTATCGTTTAGATCCGAGTTAATGTAAACGCATTATTGACAAGCAATAGTGTGTAATGAATAGAGGTTAAATTTTTGGGGGGAATAGGAAATGAGTACTGGTTCGACAAGCGAAACGCAAATGGTCATTATTACAGGAATGTCTGGGGCTGGAAAAACTGTAGCCATTCAAAGCTTTGAAGATTTGGGGTTCTTCTGTGTCGACAATCTGCCTCCTACGTTGCTTCCTAAATTTCTTGAACTTATGAAGGAATCAGGGAATAAAATGAATAAAGTTGCCCTTGTCATGGATTTAAGGGGAAGAGAATTCTTTGATCATCTCTTTAAAGCATTGGATGATTTAGCTGAAACCTCCTGGGTAACGCCGCAGATTTTATTTTTAGATGCGGATGATTCAACATTGGTACGCAGATACAAGGAAACAAGGCGGTCACATCCGCTTGCCCAAACAGGTCTTCCACTTGAAGGGATTACTCTTGAGAGAGAGCTTTTAGAGGAGCTAAAAGGCCGGGCACAGTTGATCTATAACACTTCTCAGATGAAACCGCGTGAATTACGCGAAAAGATATTAACTGAGTTTACAGCTAATAAACAACTAATCTTTACTGTCAATGTCATGTCTTTTGGATTTAAGCATGGGATTCCGATTGATGCTGATCTTGTGTTTGATGTGCGCTTTTTACCAAATCCGCATTATATCGAGCATATGAGACCAAAAACGGGGCTAGATGATGAAGTGTCTAGCTATGTTTTAAAATGGAATGAAACGCATAAATTCTTAGAGAAAGTCACTGATTTACTCACCTTCATGCTGCCGCATTATAAGAGAGAGGGAAAGGCACAGCTGGTGATTGCCATTGGTTGTACGGGCGGTCAGCATCGCTCAGTTGCTTTGGCTGAATACATTGGTGACTATTTCAAAAATGATTATAAGACAATTGTTTCCCACCGTGACATTGAGAGGAGAAAGGATAAAACAACATGAGTAATTACGGACAGCCTCGAATTGTCGTTGTTGGCGGAGGAACAGGATTACCTGTTTTACTGCGAGGGTTAAAACAGTTTCCTGTGGATATTACTGCCATAGTGACAGTCGCGGATGACGGGGGCAGTTCAGGTCGCTTACGCGATGATCTGCATATTCCTCCTCCAGGTGATGTGCGCAATGTGCTGGCATCATTATCAGATGTGGAACCGCTTGTAGAGGAGATGTTTCAACATCGTTTTAAGACGTCAAATGAACTTTCCGGCCATTCACTTGGTAATTTAATATTGGCCGCGATGACATCGATTACTGGAAACTTTGTTCATGCCATTCAGGAAATGAGTAAGATTTTGAATGTGCGTGGCAAGGTGTTGCCAGCGGCCAACCAAAGTGTGGTTTTGCACGCAGAGATGGAAGATGGTTCAATTGTTTCAGGTGAGTCCAAAATTCCTTATTCAGGGAAGAAGATTAAGCGAGTATTTTTAACACCCAAAAAAAATATCCGTCCATTGCCAGAGACGATTCAAGCAATTCGTCAGGCCGATTTAATAATTATTGGTCCTGGCAGCTTATACACCAGTATTTTACCGAACTTGCTAGTGCCGAGGTTAGGGGAGGAATTGTGCCGCTCCCAGGCGAAAACGGTGTATATTTGTAATTTGATGACACAGGCAGGAGAAACCCATGGTTATTCAGCCAGCGATCATGTAAAAGCTATCTATGATCATATGAGTTGCCCTTTTATCAATACCATATTAGTAAATAATGAGGAAATTCCAAAGGACATACAGCTTCGGTATAAT
The window above is part of the Bacillus sp. SORGH_AS_0510 genome. Proteins encoded here:
- the hisIE gene encoding bifunctional phosphoribosyl-AMP cyclohydrolase/phosphoribosyl-ATP diphosphatase HisIE yields the protein MNIEEIRFDEKGLVPAIIQDAETMEVLTLAYMNKESLGKTLETGETWFFSRSRQELWHKGATSGNTQSVVSMKYDCDKDALLVLVNPKGPACHTGAVSCFTDEVADRKTGLADYAILQRLEKVIVQREQERPEGAYTTYLFEKGVDKILKKVGEEASEVIIAAKNRDREELKWEAADLLYHLQVLLVEQGLPFKEVLRTLEERHKDRS
- the trxB gene encoding thioredoxin-disulfide reductase, which codes for MSEEKIYDVIIAGAGPAGMTAAVYTSRANLSTLMIERGMPGGQMANTEDVENYPGFESILGPDLSTKMFEHAKKFGAEYAYGDIKEIVDHGDYKLVTAGAKQYKAHSVIISTGAEYKKLGVPGEKELGGRGVSYCAVCDGAFFKGKELFVIGGGDSAVEEGVYLTRFASKVTIVHRRDQLRAQKILQDRAFANEKVDFIWNHTVKTINGKDGKVGSVTLVSTETGEEQELPADGVFIYVGMVPLSKPFESLGITNQNGYIETNDRMETKVPGVFAAGDIREKTLRQIVTATGDGSIAAQSAQHFVEELKEEMKARK
- a CDS encoding 8-oxo-dGTP diphosphatase encodes the protein MQRVTNCVLIKDDKILLLQKPSRGWWVAPGGKMEPGESVRDSCIREYREETGIYLKNPQLKGIFTMIMKEGDQLLSEWMMFTFCATESDGVDLEESPEGKLAWQSFDQVKNLPMAEGDYHIIDYMVHGKGIIYGTFTYTKDFQLIGYRLDPS
- the rapZ gene encoding RNase adapter RapZ, whose protein sequence is MSTGSTSETQMVIITGMSGAGKTVAIQSFEDLGFFCVDNLPPTLLPKFLELMKESGNKMNKVALVMDLRGREFFDHLFKALDDLAETSWVTPQILFLDADDSTLVRRYKETRRSHPLAQTGLPLEGITLERELLEELKGRAQLIYNTSQMKPRELREKILTEFTANKQLIFTVNVMSFGFKHGIPIDADLVFDVRFLPNPHYIEHMRPKTGLDDEVSSYVLKWNETHKFLEKVTDLLTFMLPHYKREGKAQLVIAIGCTGGQHRSVALAEYIGDYFKNDYKTIVSHRDIERRKDKTT
- a CDS encoding lipopolysaccharide assembly protein LapB, with amino-acid sequence MVKDVKARMQKGKILSFVPTGEYYFTKGLKAYHRRDFIKAKKYLGRAIQLEPGEPMITCQLAIVSTELGEFENSNRLLHLILEELDPDMVECHYFLANNYAHLGFFKDAYHHAQLYLQLDPEGDFSEDTEDLLELLTLESEDLEDDWYEQDDLIVKQEQARDLLESGYFPKAIELLKDVVKEYPEYWSAYNNLALAYFYLGKTEKAESILDDVLERNPGNLHALCNRLVFAHYQGQLKNAGQLLDSLKKIQPMLSEHQFKLGATFALVGEYEHAYMWLKKLYKHGYDGDGPFYYWLSYSAYYNGHDHFAKSIWKKVLELNPDKEGSEPWGEKVAANGFEDLSGSIFQKLESDYVEERLFALFLTTVSSKKEEIISSKRLFQNQKFTTLEKEYISLIRSGKPSATADAQEVAEIFYENHQPIGTMESGLYLMWFSVFVELSKANVSLKNKRAWAGAVEYLWYKLRSEKISQQEVANRYGLSSATIGKYVKMVNDFLN
- the yvcK gene encoding YvcK family protein — its product is MSNYGQPRIVVVGGGTGLPVLLRGLKQFPVDITAIVTVADDGGSSGRLRDDLHIPPPGDVRNVLASLSDVEPLVEEMFQHRFKTSNELSGHSLGNLILAAMTSITGNFVHAIQEMSKILNVRGKVLPAANQSVVLHAEMEDGSIVSGESKIPYSGKKIKRVFLTPKKNIRPLPETIQAIRQADLIIIGPGSLYTSILPNLLVPRLGEELCRSQAKTVYICNLMTQAGETHGYSASDHVKAIYDHMSCPFINTILVNNEEIPKDIQLRYNEELANPVEYDLSKLYEMGLEVVHADIAYQENGALRHDPKKVAKILYNLLLDETKKRYEA